The following are encoded together in the Coffea arabica cultivar ET-39 chromosome 1c, Coffea Arabica ET-39 HiFi, whole genome shotgun sequence genome:
- the LOC113742881 gene encoding protein SMAX1-LIKE 6-like codes for MPTPVGTARQCLTEEAARALDDAVTVARRRSHAQTTSLHAVSALLALPSSTLREACARARSSAYSPRLQFRALELSVGVSLDRVPTTKPQDEPPISNSLMTAIKRSQANQRRHPETFHLYQQLQHQNNIINCSNTSSSSPPSISTVKVELKHFILSILDDPIVSKVFGEAGFRSFDIKMAILNPPNVSRYSKARCPPLFLCNLSDLELSKRGFSFPFSGALASDSLDENSRRIGEVLVKKTGKNPLLVGVCADGALHDFTDVVNKGKVGILGREIDGLGVVCLEKEISEFLQAGGNEEMMRFKFKEVDDLVKANKGNGLLVSYGELKAFVGDEESGEAVNYVVSQLSRLVEVHCGKLWLIGCAASYDTYMKLLGRFPSIEKDWDLHLVPITSSKPLVGGVYSRPGLMGSFVPFGGFFSTPSDYENPWSIKNQPMGRCNVCNQKCEVEASVIQKGGSAISVADQCSANLSPWLQIMERDKNKRLGVEEAKDDRTDLNAKLLALEKKWNDICKHLHQTMSFQQNISEARSQVPKADTLQFVSARSESSITDSLLDERKPAKPNSCMPLDLQPTSLPKLNIVKQIPHDAFADSPAESPAQGLKTGNFLNPYSTFHNLGIALDQTTSSSITSVTTDLGLGTLYTSALEEPTKPIFQEYKDCLDNSGSVSANTSSENTSNHVAQSSPCSVPPSDGNDFKNIWRVLSEKVGWQDKAVYAIHQTVASCRNGHGKRLGSNKGNIWLSFLGPDKVGKRRIAAALAEAIFGRRESLFQVDLCFIDKVRRSNTIFDREDLKGCELNFRGKTMVDYIAEELSKKSHSVVLLENIDKADFLLQNSLSQAIRTNKFPNSHGREISLNNMIFVFTSRVSKGCDGFLSGQTSTEFSEERILAAKDVQMQISVGCDSADVVRVKSTNLMITSKKQSASLSAGKRKLIDDLESAENRMLPVPKRKPEATRSSFDLNMPVEEMEQDNDCNSSDYDSGSENTKGWLEDFLDQMDENVAFKPFDFDALAQKVLKEISLGFQKIVGSNFRLEIESEIVVQILAAAWLSERKKAVEDWIEGVLCTSFTEALQRCTRTPVAVNVMKLIACEDLLVEDHSALIRLPSRLTIS; via the exons ATGCCAACGCCGGTCGGCACAGCGAGGCAATGCTTGACGGAGGAGGCAGCGCGTGCACTGGACGATGCTGTCACCGTGGCGAGGCGGCGGAGCCACGCGCAGACGACTTCACTACACGCCGTCTCAGCACTTTTAGCTCTCCCGTCCTCCACCCTCCGCGAGGCCTGTGCACGCGCCAGGAGCAGCGCCTACTCCCCACGATTGCAGTTCCGAGCTCTGGAGCTCTCCGTCGGCGTTTCCCTCGACCGGGTGCCCACGACTAAACCTCAAGACGAGCCGCCGATATCCAACTCGCTAATGACCGCCATCAAAAGATCCCAAGCCAATCAAAGAAGACACCCCGAAACTTTTCACCTTTATCAGCAGTTGCAGCACCAGAATAATATTATTAATTGTAGTAACACTAGCTCGTCATCTCCACCCTCGATTTCGACCGTCAAAGTGGAACTAAAGCATTTTATACTGTCAATTCTTGATGACCCCATTGTCAGCAAGGTTTTTGGGGAGGCCGGCTTTCGGAGCTTCGATATAAAGATGGCAATTTTAAATCCCCCCAATGTTTCGAGGTACTCGAAAGCTCGGTGCCCACCTCTTTTCTTGTGTAATTTGAGTGATTTAGAGCTAAGTAAACGTGGGTTTAGCTTCCCTTTTTCTGGGGCTCTGGCAAGTGATAGTTTGGATGAGAATTCTCGGAGGATTGGTGAGGTTCTTGTGAAAAAGACTGGGAAAAATCCGTTATTGGTTGGGGTTTGTGCTGATGGTGCGCTTCATGATTTCACAGATGTTGTCAACAAAGGTAAAGTTGGAATCTTGGGGAGAGAAATTGATGGGTTAGGTGTCGTTTGTTTGGAAAAGGAGATATCCGAGTTTTTGCAGGCGGGTGGGAATGAGGAAATGATGAGGTTTAAGTTTAAGGAAGTCGATGATTTAGTTAAGGCTAATAAAGGAAATGGTTTACTTGTTAGCTATGGTGAGTTGAAGGCTTTTGTGGGCGATGAGGAATCTGGGGAGGCAGTGAACTACGTCGTTTCTCAATTAAGTAGATTGGTGGAGGTTCACTGTGGGAAGTTATGGTTAATCGGATGTGCGGCTAGTTATGATACTTATATGAAGCTTTTAGGTCGGTTTCCATCAATTGAGAAAGATTGGGATTTGCATTTGGTGCCTATTACTTCATCCAAACCTCTGGTGGGAGGAGTCTACTCCAGACCCGG CTTGATGGGGTCATTTGTCCCATTTGGTGGCTTTTTCTCTACACCATCTGATTATGAAAATCCATGGAGTATCAAGAATCAACCCATGGGTCGGTGCAACGTATGCAATCAAAAGTGTGAAGTAGAAGCATCTGTCATACAGAAAGGAGGATCCGCTATTTCAGTTGCTGATCAATGCTCAGCAAATCTATCTCCTTGGCTGCAGATTATGGAGCGTGACAAAAACAAGAGATTGGGTGTAGAAGAG GCCAAAGATGATAGAACAGATTTGAATGCCAAGCTATTGGCCCTCGAAAAAAAGTGGAATGATATATGCAAGCATCTTCATCAGACAATGTCATTCCAGCAAAATATTTCAGAGGCCAGGTCGCAAGTTCCAAAAGCTGATACCCTTCAGTTTGTTTCTGCTAGGAGTGAGAGCAGTATTACAGATTCACTGCTTGATGAGAGAAAACCTGCAAAACCAAATTCTTGCATGCCCTTGGACTTGCAACCCACCTCCCTGCCAAAATTGAACATTGTAAAGCAAATTCCTCATGATGCTTTTGCTGATTCCCCAGCAGAATCACCAGCGCAGGGATTGAAGACGGGAAATTTTTTAAACCCATATAGTACTTTCCACAATTTAGGCATTGCCCTGGATCAAACAACATCATCGTCTATAACCTCTGTTACAACAGATTTGGGGCTTGGAACCCTTTACACATCTGCTTTGGAAGAGCCTACTAAACCAATATTTCAAGAGTATAAAGATTGCCTTGACAATTCAGGTTCAGTTTCTGCTAATACATCTAGTGAGAACACCTCGAATCATGTTGCCCAATCTTCTCCCTGCTCTGTGCCTCCATCAGATGGAAATGATTTCAAGAACATTTGGAGGGTTCTTTCTGAAAAAGTTGGTTGGCAAGATAAGGCTGTTTATGCCATTCACCAAACTGTGGCTTCTTGCAGAAATGGGCATGGAAAAAGACTTGGTTCGAACAAAGGAAATATTTGGCTCAGCTTTCTTGGACCAGACAAGGTGGGAAAGAGAAGAATTGCTGCTGCACTTGCTGAGGCAATTTTTGGCCGCAGAGAAAGCTTGTTTCAAGTTGACCTTTGCTTCATAGATAAAGTTAGACGCTCAAACACTATTTTTGACCGTGAAGATCTGAAAGGTTGTGAGCTAAACTTTAGGGGAAAGACCATGGTTGACTACATTGCCGAGGAGCTGAGCAAGAAGTCTCATTCAGTCGTGCTCTTGGAGAACATAGATAAGGCTGATTTCCTTCTTCAGAACAGTTTGTCTCAAGCTATCAGAACTAACAAGTTTCCAAACTCCCATGGGAGAGAAATCAGTTTGAACAATATGATTTTTGTGTTTACTTCAAGGGTTTCAAAAGGCTGTGATGGCTTCCTCTCTGGGCAGACATCCACTGAGTTCTCAGAAGAAAGAATTCTGGCAGCCAAAGACGTGCAAATGCAAATTTCAGTTGGATGTGATTCTGCAGATGTGGTCAGAGTTAAAAGTACAAATTTAATGATCACTTCAAAAAAACAATCAGCCTCTCTATCTGCAGGTAAAAGAAAGTTGattgatgatcttgaatctgcTGAAAACAGGATGCTGCCAGTACCAAAACGCAAGCCCGAAGCTACAAGGTCGTCTTTTGATTTAAATATGCCTGTGGAGGAGATGGAACAAGACAATGATTGTAATAGCAGTGACTATGACTCTGGCTCTGAGAATACAAAGGGGTGGTTGGAAGATTTCTTGGACCAAATGGATGAAAATGTGGCCTTCAAGCCTTTCGATTTTGATGCTCTTGCTCAGAAAGTTTTGAAGGAAATCAGCCTAGGATTCCAGAAGATAGTTGGATCTAACTTTCGCCTGGAGATTGAGTCAGAAATAGTGGTGCAGATACTTGCAGCTGCTTGGTTATCAGAGAGAAAGAAAGCTGTGGAGGATTGGATTGAAGGAGTTCTCTGTACGAGCTTTACGGAAGCCTTACAAAGGTGCACCCGTACCCCTGTTGCTGTAAATGTGATGAAGTTAATTGCTTGTGAAGATCTCCTTGTGGAAGACCATAGTGCTTTAATCCGGCTTCCCTCGAGACTAACTATAAGTTGA
- the LOC113730624 gene encoding zinc finger CCCH domain-containing protein 66-like encodes MCNGSKRKDCALDLAMGDFASSSSELLEFSASDDLSAFMVAVEREGHGIDELAVWYGRRIGSKEMGLEERTPLMIASMFGSKRVVNYILEKGGIDVNKTCGSDGATALHCAAAGGSAASLEIVRLLIDASADVNSVDANGKRPVDLIAPFQNSSFNLRSKALEVILNGGNYTEGASESDDRPTEREDGRVSPPLPSKDGMEKKEYPVDPSLPDIKNGIYGTDEFRMYTFKIKPCSRAYSHDWTECPFVHPGENARRRDPRKYHYSCVPCPDFRKATCQRGDACEYAHGIFECWLHPAQYRTRLCKDETNCTRRVCFFAHKPEELRPLYASTGSAVPSPRSFSSSASTFDIASISPLALGSPSIMMPPTSTPPMTPSGASSPIGGSMWPNQPTLAPPTLQLPGSRLKAAINARDIDFDAELLGLDGNRQWRQQLLDDLSSLSSPSSRNHGLGTPGAFAASSVEQNSDGIRHGGLKPTNLDDVFGSLDSTILSQLQGLSTDAGLNQLLSPTAHQMRQNMNQQLRSSYPSNLASSSIRTSSAFGMDPSGSTATVLNPRSAAFAKRSQSFIDRSAVNRHSGISSPISSASMMLSPFSDWSSPDGKLDWGIQREEINKLRKSASFGFRNSGGNFVSTAASRSTAANKPDASWVEPSVKDGPSVTPGQAEFHGKDHQQYLLNSGGSEMHPSWVDQLYMEQEQILA; translated from the coding sequence ATGTGCAACGGTTCCAAGAGGAAAGATTGTGCTCTTGATTTGGCCATGGGGGATTTTGCCTCTAGTTCTTCAGAGTTGCTCGAGTTCTCAGCATCTGATGATCTTTCTGCCTTTATGGTTGCTGTGGAAAGGGAGGGACATGGTATTGATGAGTTGGCTGTGTGGTATGGTCGAAGAATTGGTTCAAAGGAGATGGGGCTCGAGGAGAGGACACCTCTCATGATCGCTTCTATGTTTGGCAGCAAAAGGGTTGTCAATTACATCCTGGAAAAAGGTGGGATTGATGTCAACAAAACTTGTGGTTCTGATGGTGCTACTGCCCTCCATTGCGCTGCTGCGGGTGGTTCTGCTGCTTCACTTGAGATTGTCAGGCTTTTGATTGATGCTTCTGCTGATGTAAATTCTGTTGATGCTAATGGAAAGCGGCCTGTCGACTTGATTGCTCCATTTCAGAATTCTTCCTTTAATTTGAGGAGTAAGGCTCTGGAGGTGATATTGAATGGCGGAAATTATACCGAAGGAGCCTCAGAATCAGATGATCGACCCACTGAACGAGAAGATGGGCGGGTGTCCCCACCTTTGCCCTCTAAAGATGGAATGGAGAAGAAAGAGTATCCTGTTGATCCCTCTCTTCCTGACATAAAGAATGGTATATACGGGACGGATGAGTTTAGGATGTATACATTTAAGATCAAGCCTTGCTCGAGGGCCTACTCGCACGACTGGACTGAATGTCCCTTTGTTCACCCTGGTGAAAATGCTAGGCGGCGTGATCCAAGAAAGTATCATTACAGCTGTGTTCCTTGCCCTGATTTTCGCAAGGCTACATGCCAGAGGGGAGACGCATGTGAATATGCACATGGAATTTTTGAGTGCTGGCTTCACCCTGCCCAATATCGTACTCGTCTGTGCAAGGACGAGACTAATTGTACAAGAAGGGTATGTTTCTTTGCCCACAAACCTGAAGAGTTACGACCCCTGTATGCTTCCACTGGTTCAGCAGTGCCTTCCCCTAGATCATTCTCTTCCAGCGCTTCGACGTTTGATATTGCATCAATCAGCCCACTCGCCCTTGGTTCTCCTTCTATCATGATGCCTCCAACCTCAACACCGCCGATGACTCCTTCTGGAGCCTCTTCCCCTATTGGTGGATCTATGTGGCCAAACCAGCCCACCCTTGCACCTCCAACCCTGCAGTTGCCCGGCAGCAGGTTGAAAGCTGCCATAAATGCTAGAGATATTGATTTCGATGCTGAACTACTTGGTCTAGATGGTAATCGTCAGTGGCGCCAGCAGTTGTTGGATGACTTGTCTAGCCTTTCTTCGCCATCTAGCCGGAACCATGGATTAGGCACACCTGGAGCGTTTGCTGCTTCCTCTGTCGAGCAAAATAGTGATGGGATTAGGCATGGTGGCTTGAAACCCACTAATCTTGATGATGTTTTTGGAAGTCTTGATTCCACAATTTTGTCTCAGTTGCAGGGGCTATCCACAGATGCTGGTTTAAATCAGCTGCTTTCTCCAACGGCTCATCAGATGCGGCAAAATATGAATCAGCAGCTTCGATCAAGCTACCCATCTAACCTCGCGTCATCCTCAATTAGGACATCATCTGCATTTGGAATGGATCCATCTGGGTCTACGGCTACAGTTCTGAATCCGCGGTCTGCTGCGTTTGCAAAGCGGAGCCAGAGTTTCATTGATCGTAGTGCAGTAAACCGTCACTCTGGGATTTCTTCACCCATTTCTTCTGCATCCATGATGCTGTCACCCTTTTCAGACTGGAGCTCCCCTGATGGAAAATTGGACTGGGGTATCCAGAGAGAAGAGATTAACAAGTTAAGGAAATCTGCTTCTTTTGGGTTCAGGAATAGTGGCGGCAATTTTGTGTCAACTGCAGCCTCTAGGTCAACAGCTGCTAATAAGCCGGACGCGTCTTGGGTTGAGCCTTCGGTGAAGGATGGCCCTTCTGTAACGCCTGGGCAAGCTGAATTCCACGGCAAGGATCATCAGCAATACCTTTTAAACAGTGGAGGGTCTGAGATGCATCCATCTTGGGTAGATCAATTATACATGGAGCAGGAGCAGATTTTGGCTTGA